One Candidatus Moraniibacteriota bacterium DNA window includes the following coding sequences:
- the ftsH gene encoding ATP-dependent zinc metalloprotease FtsH, translating into MNKLLKNIISIILVFLFVSGLLILYSTPAQKPANVALSDLVNQINDGKVKSITVDGSKLNIELQDGTKEQATKESEASLTESLANYGVDKEKLKGVEIKVKEVSSLAFWAGAILPFILPFILIGAFIWFMMRQAQRGNTQALSFGMSRARMIDPKDKKKRVTFADVAGAQEAKEELKEIVDFLKNPKRFLTIGARIPKGVLLLGPPGTGKTLMAKAVAGEAGVPFFNISGSEFVEMFVGVGASRVRDLFKQAKKNAPSIVFIDEIDAVGRHRGAGLGGGHDEREQTLNQILVEMDGFETDTSVIVVAATNRPDVLDPALLRPGRFDRRVILDLPDISEREEILKIHTANKTLEKGANLRILAERTPGFSGADLSNLVNEAAILSVRRGKKQIGMEELAESIEKVILGPERRSRVINKKEKEIIAYHEAGHALVASNLPNADPVQKVSIISRGQAGGYTLAVPVEDKRLYSRAYFADELATLLGGYVSEQLTFGDVTTGAANDLERATHLARNLVTRYGMSRLGPRTFGKKEELVFLGKELGEERDYSEFTAQEIDKEVSRLIDDAQKTADRIIKEKKDVLEKIVKVLLEKETIEKDEFSELVSKKSPEKVEEVKAQPPEGQKIKMN; encoded by the coding sequence GTGAATAAATTACTCAAAAACATTATCTCTATTATTCTTGTCTTCCTTTTTGTTTCGGGACTCTTGATTCTTTATAGCACTCCGGCCCAAAAACCGGCCAATGTCGCTTTGAGCGATCTGGTTAACCAGATCAATGACGGTAAAGTAAAAAGCATTACTGTTGACGGAAGCAAACTGAATATCGAACTTCAGGACGGGACCAAAGAACAAGCTACCAAGGAATCAGAAGCATCGCTCACGGAATCGCTGGCTAACTACGGAGTCGATAAAGAAAAGCTCAAGGGAGTGGAAATAAAAGTGAAGGAGGTCTCTTCATTGGCCTTCTGGGCTGGTGCCATTTTGCCTTTTATCCTCCCTTTTATTCTTATCGGCGCTTTTATCTGGTTTATGATGCGCCAGGCACAAAGGGGAAATACCCAGGCCCTTTCTTTTGGAATGAGCCGAGCGCGGATGATTGATCCCAAAGACAAAAAGAAACGGGTGACCTTTGCTGATGTAGCTGGCGCCCAGGAAGCCAAGGAAGAACTAAAGGAAATCGTTGACTTTCTTAAAAATCCCAAAAGGTTCTTGACCATCGGAGCACGGATTCCTAAAGGCGTGCTGCTTTTAGGACCGCCGGGAACAGGCAAAACCCTAATGGCTAAAGCCGTGGCCGGGGAAGCCGGAGTGCCATTTTTCAATATCAGCGGTTCGGAGTTCGTAGAAATGTTCGTGGGAGTAGGGGCAAGCAGGGTAAGAGATCTTTTCAAGCAAGCCAAGAAAAATGCTCCCTCCATCGTGTTTATCGATGAAATTGACGCGGTAGGAAGACACCGAGGAGCCGGACTGGGCGGAGGCCATGATGAGCGAGAGCAAACGCTCAATCAAATTTTGGTGGAGATGGACGGATTTGAGACCGACACCAGCGTCATCGTTGTGGCGGCCACCAACCGACCGGATGTTCTGGATCCGGCACTCCTGCGGCCTGGGCGTTTTGACCGGCGGGTAATTCTGGACCTTCCCGATATTTCCGAACGAGAGGAAATACTCAAAATCCACACGGCTAATAAAACTCTGGAAAAAGGAGCAAATCTGCGCATTTTAGCCGAGCGCACACCGGGCTTTTCCGGGGCGGATTTATCTAATTTGGTGAATGAAGCGGCCATTCTTTCTGTTCGTCGTGGAAAAAAACAAATCGGAATGGAGGAACTGGCTGAATCAATTGAAAAAGTAATTCTGGGGCCGGAGCGCCGCAGTAGAGTCATCAACAAAAAAGAGAAAGAAATTATCGCCTATCATGAAGCCGGACATGCTTTGGTTGCCTCCAATCTTCCCAATGCTGACCCGGTACAAAAAGTGTCCATAATTTCGCGCGGCCAGGCCGGGGGCTATACTCTCGCAGTTCCGGTAGAAGATAAGCGGCTTTATTCCCGCGCCTACTTTGCCGATGAACTAGCAACCCTTCTGGGAGGATATGTTAGTGAGCAGTTGACTTTCGGGGATGTGACCACCGGAGCGGCCAATGATTTGGAACGGGCAACGCATCTGGCCAGAAACTTAGTAACTCGCTATGGAATGAGTCGGCTGGGACCAAGAACCTTTGGCAAAAAAGAAGAATTGGTGTTTCTCGGAAAAGAACTGGGCGAGGAAAGGGACTACTCCGAATTCACAGCCCAGGAAATCGACAAGGAGGTTTCCCGGCTGATTGATGATGCCCAAAAAACCGCCGACAGAATTATCAAAGAAAAGAAAGATGTTTTGGAAAAAATCGTGAAAGTTCTGCTTGAGAAAGAGACAATTGAGAAGGATGAATTTTCCGAATTAGTTAGCAAAAAGAGTCCTGAAAAAGTTGAAGAAGTAAAAGCACAGCCACCGGAAGGACAAAAAATCAAAATGAATTAG
- a CDS encoding GIY-YIG nuclease family protein — MYTVYVLQDKEGKFYKGVTNNIKRRLYEHKQGKTKTTRKMDELKIVYTEKYKNFKEVRRREVYFKTAAGRRFLKKILNKRATSSAG; from the coding sequence ATGTATACCGTATACGTGTTACAAGACAAAGAAGGAAAATTTTACAAAGGTGTTACAAATAATATTAAGCGCCGACTCTATGAACATAAACAGGGCAAAACAAAAACTACAAGAAAGATGGACGAGTTAAAAATTGTTTACACAGAAAAATACAAAAACTTTAAAGAAGTGAGAAGAAGAGAAGTTTATTTTAAAACTGCAGCAGGAAGAAGATTTTTAAAGAAAATATTAAATAAAAGGGCGACTAGCTCAGCTGGTTAG